The DNA region GACACGGAAGGAGGCCCCGACACCTTCCGCGGCCGCCTTGGCCCGAGCCCGCAGCGACTCCCGCGCGCTGTCCAGGTCCTCGATCGCCCTGAGCGGGGTGTTCCACCGCTTGAACTCGGGGTCGGAACACCCCCGCAGCCATGCCTCGACATCCGAGCCGGCCTCCGCGTCCCACGGCCGCAGCCGCAGACCGTGACCGTGGAGTTCAGGAAAGGGACGGGCACCGTGGGACTCGTACAAGTCGGTCATCCGTCCATTCAACAACGGGTGCCCGAGCTAGGCGGAAGCGGGCCGGAACACCGGAACCGAGACCGCGCCCTCCACCCCCTCCACCTGCTCGGTGCCCTCGGCGCCCCCGGCCCGGAAGGTCACCTCCAGCGCCATCCCCACCCGCAGCGCCTCCTCCGCGCATCCCACCACCTCGGTCATCATCCGCGGCCCCTCCGCGAGATCGACGACGGCGGCGACGTACGGCGTGCGGGAGCCGAAGGGCGGCAGGTCGTTGCGGTGGACGACGGACCAGGTGTAGAGCGTGGCGCGGCCGCTCGCCCGTTCCCAGGTGACGTCCTCGCTCCAGCAGCGCGGGCAGAACTCGCGGGGGTAGTGGTGGGCGCGCCCGCACGCCCCGCACCGGCGCAGCAGCAACCGCCCCTCGGCGGCCGCGTCCCAGTACGGCCGCGTGAAGGCGTCGGCCTCCGGCAGATCGAACCGCGCCCCGCTCACGACAGCACCCCCACCAGAAGAATCCCGGCCCCCAGAACCCCGGCCATCAGAAGAAGCCCACCACGCTGTCCAGCGACCACGTCTGCCAGGACATCCCGAAGAGGGCCACCAGGGAGATCAGCGCCATCATCGCGTTCTGCCCCTGCTCGGCCCAGTCGTGGATCATCAGCACGAGGTAGAGGAGGTTGAGGAGCAGCCCGCCGACCAGGGCGATCGGGGTCAGGAAGCCCACGACCAGACCGAGCCCGAGGGCGAGCTCCGCGTACACGACGACGTACGCCATCGTGCGCGGACGCGGCGCGACCACCACGTCGAAACCGCTGCGCACCGCGTTCCACCGGTGCTTCGCCGCGACGTCCGACGCCCACGCGATCCCGGTCCCGCGCTCGAACCAGCCCTTTTTGTCCTTGTGCCGCCAGCTCTCCAGCCACCACAGCCCGAGGCCGATACGGAGCACGGCGACCCATTCCGCCCCGGTGAGCCAGATCGTGTCCATGAACTCCCCTGCCGCCGAACGGGATCTGACGGTACGTCAGTTCAGCGTACGGACGGCGTACGCGCAAGAGCCGCGTCTCACCAAGCCCCCACAACCAGACGCCCTACGCCACGAGCCCCACGCACTCCTCCTACAGCCGTGATCAATCCGCAACCAATTCCGGGCTTGACCGAGACCCATCAAGTGAGCACATGAATACGCTCTGGCACATGGCCGACTCCACAGCGCCCGCGAACTCCGCGGCACAGCCCCTCGCAGACCGCCCCGTGTACGTCATCGGCGGCGGCCCGGGCGGCCTCGCGGCGGCACACGCGCTGCGCGCGCAGGGCGTACGCGCCGTCGTGCTCGAAAAGTCCGATCGCGTCGGGGCGTCCTGGCGACGGCACTACGACCGGCTCCGTCTGCACACCACACGGCGACTGTCCGGGCTCCCGGGGCTGCCGATGCCGCGCTCGTTCGGGCGGTGGGTGTCGCGCGACAACGTGGTGCGGTATCTGGAGAAGTACGCCGAGTACCACGAGCTGGAGATCGTCACGGGCGTCGAGGTCTCCCGCGTGGAGCCCTCCGCCGACGGCAGCGGCTGGCTGCTGCACGCCACCGGCGGGCGCGAGCTGACCGGCAGCGCGGTCGTCGTCGCCACCGGCTACAACCACACACCGCACGTGCCGGACTGGCCCGGGCGTGACGCGTTCAAGGGCGAACTCCTGCACGCGGGCGAGTACCGCAACCCCGCCC from Streptomyces sp. NBC_00258 includes:
- a CDS encoding Zn-ribbon domain-containing OB-fold protein, encoding MSGARFDLPEADAFTRPYWDAAAEGRLLLRRCGACGRAHHYPREFCPRCWSEDVTWERASGRATLYTWSVVHRNDLPPFGSRTPYVAAVVDLAEGPRMMTEVVGCAEEALRVGMALEVTFRAGGAEGTEQVEGVEGAVSVPVFRPASA
- a CDS encoding DoxX family protein; amino-acid sequence: MDTIWLTGAEWVAVLRIGLGLWWLESWRHKDKKGWFERGTGIAWASDVAAKHRWNAVRSGFDVVVAPRPRTMAYVVVYAELALGLGLVVGFLTPIALVGGLLLNLLYLVLMIHDWAEQGQNAMMALISLVALFGMSWQTWSLDSVVGFF